The Onthophagus taurus isolate NC chromosome 6, IU_Otau_3.0, whole genome shotgun sequence region acgactgctaaaaataactaaaaaaaatttctttagaaaagtctatttcacatttataaaaatatttgtccacgactaccttataatatataccttatgaatgagttttctaaaacaaaatggtagtcattcttcacggagtgaataatagcggtgaataataatcattatccacgggtagccatcttgaccagactaataataattatttgaaacgttaaaagttcaaaaaacgtcaatttaattccattttttaggagtttctaaatgtttgacattaaaaaacctaaacaaattccttttttcgtatgatttaagcataaattaattaagtttcgtaaagaaaacgacgttttataaaactgacatttgattttgacaaattgttgtgaagttggttacagttagtaacattgaatttgtgtcacattgacgtttaacctttattcaaaaatgtatttaaataaatttatggaatcaatttcaatagtcgtggacaaagtatagtattctactcgcatataataatatactatttgaaatgattgttgacaattttgaattgtcagtttcaacaacatgtttactcatgtgaaataagtgttttgaaatgtaaaaacataacaattaatgtttataataaatagtattgtttctctgtaagtagatagcactttttcttttgtattgttgctcgtttcaataaattaagtctattctgattaggctaaaaatgcgttacgtaatgaaaccagtgcggtaatgaacttcattacgtaactcaaatcacctcaaatgagtgcggtaatgatgacttatccaagcagtcgtagataaaatctATTAACAATCCCACAACATTCAATACATCACGAAACTGttcaaagttaaaataataaagcaatattttattctttaaatttcgCCATCTATAAGACGATTGCCAAAATACCAAAGTTAGATTGTTCAGCAGATTCCCTtacatatttcaataattacgtgaaaattgcacatttttatataaaacacaATCCTGAGATAACAACAGATCTATtatacttgcactgtcacgGAATCTCTTCTTATATTACTCATCTAGTGAATGAAGCATTGTCACCTCGTTTAAGTGCTTAATTTGTCATAAAAGtcagtttttattacaccctTTTTATGACAAagtttagtaatttattattgttaatataacaactattttacaaaataaattatgtcatTCACTACTATGAACTATACTTCAATCCTGTGTATTTACTTTTCTGTAATAATTTGGCAGAAAGTCATAAATGTGTTAGAAAGTAACCTCTATCGGCCTGTATGGGCCCATATAAAAATGGCCATTGAACGGTGACCTTAAGGTTTATACGAAATGTACAGTTGGTTGtctatattaaaacaaatcgaATACAAATATAACACTAtacttttgtttgtttataaataagttaaattaaGTTGGTTggtaatataaattaaaaaggctGTATAGTGGGTTGCATATAATAAACTGTAATAACGAAAGCACATCGaatctttttcaaaacatATCCACAACACATTTCATTTAACAAGAACACAACATATCCAATGATATAATTGGAAAAATCGCATTGCTTCATTTAAGTCTTTGtgtaattattattctttgcattattattaacaatttacaTATTCATTAGATTTAATTATGCAACCATATTAACACAAACTAACCATTCTTATTATATGTAATAaacagtatttaaaaaaaatgatctaatttatttatgtttatataataaaataattcatcacgatgaattaatttaattaattaaaaaattaaacttttcaatataattttaatcaaagcAAAGAGAAATTCCCAGCATGCACTACAACAAATGTTGTTCTGTCAACTGTCAAAAGTGAATTTGAAAGTTTTACCGGAAAATTTACTtaggaaataagaaaaagttgtaataagaaataaattatttaaaatgattacgTTAAACATAGAAGTAGCGTTAAAAAGCTGCAGGTAAATCTTATTAATTCCTTTTGAGTTTGATATTACAGTTGTTTTACTTTCAGCACCATAACGGAGGCTCAAATCATCACCACATGTTTTTCGTATTTGATCACCCAAAAATTCAAATCGGGAAtggttatttcaaaatttagcGATCGAGTTTTAAACCAGGAAGTTGATTATATCTTAATTGAAGATACAGATgtaaatataaagttaaataacGTTACAATAATGATTATTACCGTTGTTTTTAGTCTGAAGATTATATAAATCTTACTGAGGTTCGTATAAATTGGTATGTGTACACTTTACATAATACTGAACCACAAATGGATTCAGTTTGTAATTCCGATGATGAAACGATTAATTTGGCTACACATCTAACTTTACCATCGacagatttattaaatttatgggataatttaatatacgattctcaaattaaagatatggtaaagatttaaatacttttagttgacataaaaattataaaaatatgttttagttGTTGAAATATGCCGCGACGATAATggaattttctaaaaaaggTGTAGATACAAATATTGTAACATGTAATCGAGTGATTTTATTACATGGTCCACCTGGAACTGGAAAAACCTCACTGTGCAAAGCTTTAGCACAAAAATTAAGTATTCGTATGAGATATAAACACAATGTTTTAATCGAGGTTAATAGTCATAGTTTATTTTCAAAGTGGTTTTCTGAGGTAatcaaaaaaagtgttaaaattgtaaattgttgtgttaaaatttctttttagagTGGAAAATTagtaacaaaaatgtttacgCGTATAAAAGAAGTCGTGGAGGACAACAAAACTTTAGTTTGCGTTTTATTTGATGAAATAGAATCTTTAGCTCACGCACGAGAACAATGCATGTCAGGAAATGAACCATCGGATTCAATAAGAGTTGTAAACGCAATTTTAACTCAAATAGATCAAATAAGACGTTA contains the following coding sequences:
- the LOC111429346 gene encoding pachytene checkpoint protein 2 homolog isoform X3 — protein: MITLNIEVALKSCSTITEAQIITTCFSYLITQKFKSGMVISKFSDRVLNQEVDYILIEDTDSEDYINLTEVRINWYVYTLHNTEPQMDSVCNSDDETINLATHLTLPSTDLLNLWDNLIYDSQIKDMLLKYAATIMEFSKKGVDTNIVTCNRVILLHGPPGTGKTSLCKALAQKLSIRMRYKHNVLIEVNSHSLFSKWFSESGKLVTKMFTRIKEVVEDNKTLVCVLFDEIESLAHAREQCMSGNEPSDSIRVVNAILTQIDQIRRYPNVVVLATSNITGAIDIAFIDRADIKQYLGLPSPQAIYQIYYSCLQELFMIAEMACCKLF
- the LOC111429346 gene encoding pachytene checkpoint protein 2 homolog isoform X1 encodes the protein MITLNIEVALKSCSTITEAQIITTCFSYLITQKFKSGMVISKFSDRVLNQEVDYILIEDTDSEDYINLTEVRINWYVYTLHNTEPQMDSVCNSDDETINLATHLTLPSTDLLNLWDNLIYDSQIKDMLLKYAATIMEFSKKGVDTNIVTCNRVILLHGPPGTGKTSLCKALAQKLSIRMRYKHNVLIEVNSHSLFSKWFSESGKLVTKMFTRIKEVVEDNKTLVCVLFDEIESLAHAREQCMSGNEPSDSIRVVNAILTQIDQIRRYPNVVVLATSNITGAIDIAFIDRADIKQYLGLPSPQAIYQIYYSCLQELFMVGVIQSKEMFENIELFKSYQPNSKDSRTATQNTEMLMKLSQESVGLSGRALRKIPLLAHAMFLDEKTFVDVTMFLDAMGKAICYEKSSRNGISVKSGC
- the LOC111429346 gene encoding pachytene checkpoint protein 2 homolog isoform X2, whose protein sequence is MITLNIEVALKSCSTITEAQIITTCFSYLITQKFKSGMVISKFSDRVLNQEVDYILIEDTDSEDYINLTEVRINWYVYTLHNTEPQMDSVCNSDDETINLATHLTLPSTDLLNLWDNLIYDSQIKDMLLKYAATIMEFSKKGVDTNIVTCNRVILLHGPPGTGKTSLCKALAQKLSIRMRYKHNVLIEVNSHSLFSKWFSESGKLVTKMFTRIKEVVEDNKTLVCVLFDEIESLAHAREQCMSGNEPSDSIRVVNAILTQIDQIRRYPNVVVLATSNITGAIDIAFIDRADIKQYLGLPSPQAIYQIYYSCLQELFMIFRTYLSINNASDM